Proteins from one Hemibagrus wyckioides isolate EC202008001 linkage group LG16, SWU_Hwy_1.0, whole genome shotgun sequence genomic window:
- the LOC131367138 gene encoding alpha-1A adrenergic receptor-like has product MDTERLIKSVIRSIMCLAGIIGNNWLCISSLPKSISQLRPSDVLFINLAVSNLITNYLVDVLNIFHTEQYIPAGKVFCSIRFFLPELSETSSILTTMFITMFWHQKLVGSLKRGGAPVQMDNLQFITVMLTGSWSFSLVLNISHLFFVATINENVTTAECKEVLPSPEADQAYKVVYITLANVFPLIGILYASIQITVTLLQNEKRMKKMGVAVRNGGNTGAGKSGNNTNNESTVKLSKSQAKTGSLVRAAKSVVAVAILFLLCWVIHINIIIISSISPTSVTEDIESFVGASYTCIIPYIYLYGVQKLTCSRGSGRVMGRVVSQ; this is encoded by the coding sequence ATGGATACAGAACGCCTGATAAAGTCTGTAATCAGAAGTATTATGTGTCTGGCTGGAATCATTGGTAACAACTGGCTGTGCATTAGCTCTCTGCCAAAATCTATTTCTCAGCTTCGACCTAGCGACGTTCTATTTATAAATTTGGCTGTATCCAATCTGATCACTAATTACCTGGTGGACGTCCTCAACATTTTCCACACTGAACAGTACATTCCTGCAGGAAAGGTGTTTTGCAGCATTCGATTTTTCCTACCTGAACTCTCGGAGACCAGCAGCATCTTGACCACAATGTTCATCACTATGTTCTGGCATCAAAAGCTTGTGGGCTCTCTGAAACGTGGAGGAGCTCCTGTGCAAATGGATAACCTCCAGTTCATCACTGTGATGCTGACCGGAAGCTGGAGTTTTTCACTAGTCCttaacatttctcatttattcttTGTTGCTACAATCAATGAGAACGTGACTACTGCGGAATGCAAGGAAGTGCTGCCCTCACCAGAAGCCGATCAGGCCTACAAGGTAGTATACATCACACTTGCAAATGTGTTTCCACTTATTGGGATTCTTTATGCAAGCATCCAGATCACAGTTACACTGCTGCAGAATGAAAAGCGAATGAAGAAAATGGGTGTAGCAGTCAGAAACGGAGGAAACACCGGAGCTGGGAAAAGTGGAAACAACACTAATAACGAATCCACAGTTAAGTTGTCCAAGTCACAAGCCAAAACAGGTAGTCTGGTGAGGGCTGCCAAGAGTGTAGTGGCAGTCgccattctttttttattatgctGGGTAATTCacatcaatatcatcatcatcagttccATCTCACCAACCAGTGTGACAGAGGACATAGAGAGCTTTGTAGGAGCATCCTATACATGCATCATCCCTTATATTTATCTGTACGGTGTGCAAAAGCTGACCTGTTCCAGAGGATCAGGGCGTGTGATGGGTCGAGTAGTAAGTCAGTGA